Proteins encoded by one window of Patescibacteria group bacterium:
- a CDS encoding ATP-binding cassette domain-containing protein — translation MINIENLTKKYQDKKVLDNISFNIKKGEILGFLGPNGAGKTTTLKIITGFIAPTKGKVKVGGINLSKDSLSIRKKIGYLAENNPLYEDMKVYEFLYFIANLKGIKKERIVSKIRKINKTCGLEKVISRTINELSKGYRQRVGLAQAMINDPEILILDEPTSGLDPNQIVEIRELIKKIGKEKTVIFSTHILNEVQAVCDRIIIIHNGKIVASGTPDELLKSAGSEKNIYVKIKGTRDEVLSRLKKLENAKSVKIKDKESDNIYGYEIKSDKGIDLREKLSAEVMRNNWSILEFRKEEKGLEDVFRKLTN, via the coding sequence ATGATTAACATAGAAAATTTAACAAAAAAATATCAAGATAAAAAGGTTTTAGATAATATTTCTTTTAATATAAAAAAAGGAGAAATTTTAGGTTTTCTCGGGCCGAATGGAGCAGGTAAAACAACAACTTTAAAAATCATCACAGGTTTTATAGCGCCGACAAAAGGAAAGGTAAAAGTAGGCGGAATTAATTTATCAAAAGATTCATTAAGTATTAGAAAAAAAATAGGATATTTAGCTGAAAATAATCCATTATATGAAGATATGAAAGTTTATGAATTTTTATATTTCATCGCTAATCTAAAAGGCATTAAAAAAGAAAGGATTGTCAGCAAAATCAGAAAAATAAATAAAACTTGCGGATTAGAAAAAGTTATAAGCAGAACTATTAATGAACTTTCAAAAGGATACAGGCAAAGAGTCGGCTTGGCGCAGGCAATGATTAATGATCCTGAAATTTTAATTCTTGATGAGCCAACAAGCGGGCTTGACCCAAACCAAATAGTTGAGATTAGAGAATTAATAAAAAAAATAGGGAAAGAAAAGACAGTTATATTTTCTACTCATATTTTGAACGAAGTGCAGGCTGTTTGCGACAGAATAATTATTATACATAACGGAAAGATTGTCGCGTCAGGCACTCCTGATGAATTATTAAAATCAGCTGGCTCTGAAAAAAATATTTATGTAAAAATTAAAGGGACAAGAGACGAAGTTTTGAGCAGATTAAAAAAATTAGAAAACGCTAAATCTGTTAAAATAAAAGATAAAGAATCAGACAATATTTATGGGTATGAAATCAAATCAGACAAAGGAATTGACTTAAGAGAGAAGTTGTCAGCGGAAGTTATGCGTAATAATTGGAGCATTTTGGAATTTAGAAAAGAGGAAAAAGGATTAGAAGATGTGTTTAGAAAATTAACAAATTAG
- a CDS encoding ABC transporter permease subunit, with protein MNNIYTIFRKEIASYFNSPIAYIFIAVFLISSVWLFFQNFFLAGQASMRGYFYFLPWIFLFLAPAISMRSFAEEKRNGTLELLLTLPIKDWEVVLGKFLSNVVFVTVTILLSISIPISISSLGEMDMGLIVGGYLGAILLASSYLALGLFVSSFTKNQIVAFIIAIAGLFFLFILGSGFVLNVVPAFLVPIFSFLGLGTHFNNIIKGVVDTRDLVYYFSFIFLFLWLTVRSIESRNWK; from the coding sequence ATGAATAATATTTACACAATTTTTCGGAAAGAAATAGCAAGTTATTTTAACAGTCCGATTGCTTATATTTTTATCGCAGTATTTTTGATTTCATCAGTTTGGCTGTTTTTCCAAAATTTCTTTTTGGCTGGGCAGGCAAGTATGAGGGGATATTTTTATTTTCTGCCTTGGATATTTCTTTTTTTGGCTCCAGCAATTTCTATGCGAAGTTTTGCCGAAGAAAAAAGAAACGGGACATTAGAATTGTTGCTTACTTTACCAATAAAAGATTGGGAGGTTGTGTTAGGAAAATTTTTATCAAATGTAGTTTTTGTTACGGTTACAATTTTGTTGTCAATTTCTATTCCTATTAGCATAAGCAGCTTAGGCGAGATGGACATGGGATTGATTGTTGGCGGATATTTAGGAGCGATTTTATTGGCAAGCAGTTATCTTGCTTTGGGGCTTTTTGTTTCTTCGTTTACCAAAAATCAAATTGTGGCTTTTATTATCGCAATTGCTGGTTTATTTTTTCTGTTTATTTTAGGTTCAGGATTTGTTTTAAATGTTGTCCCAGCTTTTTTAGTTCCTATTTTTAGTTTTTTAGGATTGGGGACTCATTTTAATAATATTATTAAAGGAGTTGTCGACACTCGGGATTTAGTCTATTATTTTTCTTTTATATTCTTATTTTTATGGCTTACGGTAAGAAGCATAGAAAGCAGAAATTGGAAATAA